Proteins encoded in a region of the Pseudomonas putida genome:
- a CDS encoding ScpA family protein: protein MEVILEAFEGPLDLLLYLIRKQNIDILDIPVAEITRQYMGYVELMKSVRLELAAEYLVMAAMLAEIKSRMLLPRSADVEEEEGDPRAELIRRLQEYERFKAAAEGIDELPRVGRDVVVPRLEAPQAKVRKLLPQVSLEELLMSMAEVMRRNDLFESHQISRETLSTRERMSQVLERLKGGAFVPFVELFAAEEGKLGVVVTFMAVLELVKESLIELVQNEPFAAIHVRLRPALVEEPDEFE from the coding sequence CTGGAAGTCATCCTCGAAGCCTTCGAAGGCCCGCTGGACCTGTTGCTGTACCTGATCCGCAAGCAGAACATCGACATCCTCGACATCCCCGTGGCCGAGATTACCCGGCAGTACATGGGCTACGTGGAATTGATGAAAAGCGTGCGCCTGGAACTGGCCGCCGAGTACCTGGTGATGGCCGCCATGCTCGCCGAGATCAAGTCGCGCATGCTGCTGCCGCGCTCTGCCGACGTCGAGGAGGAAGAGGGCGACCCGCGTGCCGAACTGATTCGCCGCCTGCAGGAGTACGAGCGTTTCAAGGCCGCGGCCGAGGGCATCGATGAACTGCCACGGGTGGGGCGCGATGTCGTGGTGCCGCGCCTGGAAGCACCGCAGGCCAAGGTGCGCAAGCTGTTGCCGCAGGTCAGCCTGGAAGAGTTGCTGATGTCCATGGCCGAGGTGATGCGACGCAACGACCTGTTTGAAAGCCATCAGATCAGCCGTGAGACGCTGTCCACCCGCGAGCGCATGAGCCAGGTACTGGAGCGCCTCAAGGGCGGTGCGTTCGTGCCATTCGTCGAGCTGTTCGCCGCCGAAGAGGGCAAGCTGGGGGTGGTGGTCACCTTCATGGCGGTGCTCGAACTGGTGAAGGAATCGCTGATCGAACTGGTGCAGAATGAACCCTTCGCCGCCATCCATGTGCGGCTTCGCCCGGCGCTTGTTGAAGAACCTGATGAATTTGAATGA
- a CDS encoding septation protein A yields the protein MKQFIDFIPLLLFFIVYKLDPRPMEVAGHSFEFGGIYSATAMLIISSLVVYGALFLRQRKLEKGQWLTLIACLVFGGLTLTFHSETFLKWKAPVVNWLFALGFAGSHFIGDRVLIKRIMGHALTLPDAIWSRLNLAWIAFFLFCGAANLFVAFTFQDFWVDFKVFGSLGMTVIFLVAQGVYLSRHLHDDPSTSKPKD from the coding sequence GTGAAACAATTCATCGATTTCATCCCGCTGCTGCTGTTCTTCATCGTCTACAAGCTCGACCCGCGCCCCATGGAGGTCGCCGGCCACAGCTTCGAATTCGGCGGTATCTACAGCGCCACGGCCATGCTGATCATCAGCTCGCTGGTGGTGTACGGTGCGCTGTTCCTGCGCCAGCGCAAGCTGGAAAAGGGCCAGTGGCTAACCCTGATCGCCTGCCTGGTGTTTGGCGGCCTGACCCTGACCTTCCACAGCGAAACCTTCCTCAAGTGGAAAGCACCCGTGGTGAACTGGTTGTTCGCCCTGGGCTTTGCCGGCAGCCACTTCATCGGCGACCGGGTGCTGATCAAGCGCATCATGGGCCATGCCCTGACCCTGCCGGATGCCATCTGGTCGCGCTTGAACCTGGCGTGGATCGCTTTCTTCCTGTTCTGCGGCGCGGCCAACCTGTTCGTCGCCTTCACCTTCCAGGACTTCTGGGTGGACTTCAAGGTGTTCGGCAGCCTGGGCATGACCGTGATCTTCCTGGTGGCGCAAGGCGTGTACCTGTCGCGCCACCTGCACGACGACCCTTCTACCTCCAAACCCAAGGATTGA
- the scpB gene encoding SMC-Scp complex subunit ScpB, producing the protein MNLNDPRDLASLIEAFLLASGKPQSLERLYELLDEAERPEPHVFKQALEVLGKSCSGRAFELKEVASGYRLQIREDYAPWVGRLWEERPQRYSRALLETLALIAYRQPITRGEIEDVRGVAVNSNIIKTMMEREWIRVVGYREVPGRPAMFATTKAFLDHFNLKSLEELPALAELREMEPEPLLDPDDAPVPAHLQALADASLGEEEEAGEPKEETSFRSLLVELDAMEEGLKTDFDDLREDEPEASAEEEGKLQP; encoded by the coding sequence ATGAATTTGAATGACCCCCGCGACCTGGCGTCGCTGATCGAAGCTTTTTTGCTGGCATCGGGCAAGCCGCAATCCCTGGAGCGCCTGTACGAGCTGCTCGATGAGGCCGAGCGTCCCGAGCCGCACGTGTTCAAGCAGGCCCTGGAGGTACTGGGCAAGTCGTGCAGCGGCCGTGCCTTCGAGCTCAAGGAAGTGGCCAGCGGTTACCGCCTGCAGATCCGCGAGGACTATGCGCCCTGGGTCGGGCGCCTGTGGGAAGAACGCCCGCAACGCTATTCGCGTGCGTTGCTCGAAACCTTGGCCTTGATCGCCTACCGCCAACCGATCACCCGTGGCGAGATTGAAGACGTGCGGGGTGTTGCAGTGAACAGCAACATCATCAAGACCATGATGGAGCGCGAGTGGATCCGCGTGGTGGGCTATCGGGAAGTACCGGGTCGGCCGGCGATGTTCGCCACCACCAAGGCGTTTCTCGACCATTTCAACCTCAAGAGCCTAGAGGAGCTGCCGGCTTTGGCCGAGTTGCGCGAAATGGAGCCCGAGCCGCTGCTCGACCCGGACGATGCGCCAGTGCCGGCGCACTTGCAGGCGTTGGCGGATGCCAGCCTGGGCGAGGAGGAAGAGGCTGGCGAGCCGAAGGAAGAGACCAGCTTCCGTAGCCTGTTGGTGGAGCTGGATGCCATGGAAGAGGGGCTGAAGACCGATTTTGATGACTTGCGCGAGGATGAGCCTGAGGCTTCCGCGGAAGAAGAGGGCAAGTTGCAGCCCTGA
- a CDS encoding amino acid permease, which translates to MSGQNMHSGELKRGLKNRHIQLIALGGAIGTGLFLGSAGVMKSAGPSMILGYAICGFIAFMIMRQLGEMIVEEPVAGSFSHFAHTYWGGFAGFLSGWNCWVLYILVGMSELSAVGKYVHYWWPEIPTWVTAAAFFVLINAINLMNVKFFGEAEFWFAIIKVVAIVSMIGLGAYLLTSGSGGPDATVANLWSHGGFFPNGVSGLVMALAFIMFSFGGLEMLGFTAAEADKPKSVIPKAINQVIYRILIFYVGALVVLLSLTPWDNLVASIDASGGSYGSSPFVQVFSLLGSDVAAHLLNFVVLTAALSVYNSGTYCNARMLLGMAEQGDAPASLAKVDKRGVPVRSILVSAAFTFVAVLLNYLMPQNALELLMSLVVATLVINWAMISYSHLKFRQHLDRTGQKPLFKALWYPYGNYLVLAFVVLILGIMLMIPGIQVSVYAIPFWLFGMFVIYMVKPRRKLNAGGAAGHVAK; encoded by the coding sequence ATGAGTGGACAAAACATGCATTCAGGCGAGCTAAAGCGGGGCCTGAAGAACCGCCATATCCAATTGATCGCCCTGGGTGGTGCGATTGGTACTGGCCTGTTCCTCGGCTCGGCAGGCGTGATGAAATCCGCCGGCCCGTCAATGATTCTTGGCTACGCCATTTGCGGCTTCATCGCCTTCATGATCATGCGCCAGCTTGGCGAAATGATCGTCGAAGAGCCGGTGGCCGGCTCGTTCAGCCATTTCGCCCATACCTACTGGGGTGGTTTCGCCGGCTTCCTGTCGGGCTGGAACTGCTGGGTGCTGTACATCCTGGTGGGCATGTCGGAGCTTTCGGCGGTCGGCAAGTATGTTCACTACTGGTGGCCGGAAATCCCTACCTGGGTCACGGCGGCGGCGTTCTTCGTGCTGATCAACGCCATCAACCTGATGAACGTGAAGTTCTTCGGTGAAGCTGAATTCTGGTTTGCCATCATCAAGGTGGTCGCCATCGTCAGCATGATCGGCCTGGGTGCCTACCTGCTCACCAGCGGCAGCGGCGGCCCGGACGCCACTGTCGCCAACCTGTGGTCCCATGGCGGCTTCTTCCCGAACGGTGTCAGCGGGCTGGTGATGGCCCTGGCGTTCATCATGTTCTCCTTTGGTGGCCTGGAAATGCTCGGCTTTACCGCCGCCGAGGCCGACAAGCCGAAGTCCGTGATCCCCAAAGCGATCAACCAGGTCATCTACCGCATCCTGATCTTCTATGTGGGTGCCTTGGTGGTGCTGCTGTCGCTGACCCCGTGGGACAACCTGGTCGCCAGCATCGATGCCTCGGGTGGCAGCTACGGCAGCAGCCCGTTCGTGCAGGTGTTCTCGCTGCTGGGCAGTGACGTGGCCGCCCACCTGTTGAACTTCGTGGTACTGACCGCTGCGCTGTCGGTGTACAACAGCGGCACCTACTGCAATGCCCGCATGCTGTTGGGCATGGCCGAGCAGGGCGATGCCCCGGCGTCGCTGGCCAAAGTCGACAAGCGTGGCGTGCCAGTGCGTTCGATCCTGGTGTCGGCTGCCTTTACCTTCGTCGCCGTGCTGCTCAACTACCTGATGCCTCAGAACGCCTTGGAGCTGCTGATGTCGCTGGTAGTGGCGACCCTGGTGATCAACTGGGCGATGATCAGCTATTCGCACCTGAAGTTCCGTCAGCACCTCGACCGTACCGGCCAGAAGCCGCTGTTCAAGGCGCTGTGGTACCCCTACGGCAACTACCTGGTACTGGCCTTCGTGGTGCTGATCCTTGGCATCATGCTGATGATCCCGGGTATTCAGGTGTCGGTGTATGCCATTCCGTTCTGGCTGTTCGGGATGTTTGTGATCTACATGGTCAAGCCGCGCCGCAAGCTCAATGCCGGTGGTGCTGCGGGTCACGTGGCCAAGTAA
- a CDS encoding L-threonylcarbamoyladenylate synthase — MSQFFQIHPENPQARLIKQAVEIIRKGGVVVYPTDSAYALGCQMGDKNAIERVRRLRGLDKTHNFTLMCCDMSQLGLYAKVDTGTFRLLKAHVPGPYTFILNGTREVPRLLLHDKRRTIGLRVPNHVITLALLAELGEPLMSVSLILPGDSEPMTDPYEIRERLEHHVDLVIDGGFGDLKASTIIDLSGDEPELIREGCGDPTPFLVNA; from the coding sequence GTGAGCCAATTTTTCCAGATTCATCCGGAGAACCCACAGGCGCGCTTGATAAAACAGGCCGTCGAGATCATCCGCAAGGGGGGGGTGGTGGTGTATCCGACGGATTCGGCCTATGCCCTGGGTTGCCAGATGGGCGACAAGAACGCCATCGAGCGGGTGCGGCGCCTGCGCGGGCTGGACAAGACGCACAACTTCACCCTGATGTGCTGCGACATGTCGCAACTGGGCTTGTACGCCAAGGTCGATACCGGCACTTTTCGCCTGCTCAAGGCGCATGTACCGGGGCCTTACACGTTCATTCTCAACGGCACGCGTGAAGTGCCGCGCCTGCTGTTGCACGACAAGCGCCGCACCATCGGGCTGCGTGTACCGAACCACGTCATTACCCTGGCCTTGCTGGCCGAGTTGGGCGAGCCACTGATGAGCGTGAGCCTGATCCTGCCGGGCGACAGCGAGCCGATGACCGACCCCTACGAGATCCGTGAGCGGCTGGAGCACCATGTCGACCTGGTGATCGACGGCGGCTTCGGCGATCTCAAGGCGTCGACCATCATCGACCTGTCCGGCGACGAACCGGAACTGATCCGCGAAGGTTGCGGCGACCCCACGCCGTTCCTGGTCAACGCGTGA
- a CDS encoding YciI family protein has product MLYAIIASDVANSLEKRLAARPAHIERLQQLKAEGRVVLAGPHPAIDSNDPGEAGFSGSLIVAEFESLAAAQAWADADPYIAAGVYDKVVVKPFKQVLP; this is encoded by the coding sequence ATGCTCTACGCCATTATCGCCAGCGACGTCGCAAACTCCCTGGAAAAGCGCCTGGCTGCCCGCCCGGCGCACATCGAACGCCTGCAGCAGCTCAAGGCCGAAGGCCGCGTGGTGCTGGCCGGCCCACACCCGGCCATCGACAGCAACGACCCGGGCGAAGCAGGGTTCAGCGGTAGCCTGATCGTTGCCGAATTCGAATCGCTGGCGGCGGCGCAGGCCTGGGCCGATGCCGATCCGTACATTGCCGCAGGCGTCTACGACAAGGTAGTGGTCAAGCCGTTCAAGCAAGTACTGCCTTGA
- the rluB gene encoding 23S rRNA pseudouridine(2605) synthase RluB, whose translation MSEQDLQDTEITPPSGEKLQKVLARIGVGSRRDVEAWISQGRIKVNGVEATLGQRVDLHDAIAVDGKLIKREEAAEATRRVIMYNKPDGEICTRDDPEGRPTVFDRLPRPKEGRWINIGRLDINTTGLLLFTTDGELANRLMHPSYEMDREYAVRVRGEVDDEMIERLKAGVMLEDGPAKFTDIQKAPGGEGFNHWYHCVVMEGRNREVRRLWESQGMVVSRLKRVRFGPVFLNSDLPMGRWREMTQGEIDILAAEVGLQPVALPAMKLKAKDKMERLQRKSTRPLGRGERVRNLRPAHEGAATGERPARQPREEAPRKNTRGSTVAERPSEMRKRPGKPEGDKPAGRGRGKPRG comes from the coding sequence ATGAGTGAGCAAGACCTGCAAGATACCGAAATCACCCCTCCATCCGGCGAAAAGCTGCAGAAAGTGCTGGCGCGCATTGGCGTGGGCTCGCGCCGTGACGTCGAGGCCTGGATCAGCCAGGGCCGCATCAAGGTCAACGGCGTCGAGGCCACCCTCGGCCAGCGCGTCGACCTGCACGATGCCATTGCCGTTGACGGCAAGCTGATCAAGCGCGAGGAAGCCGCCGAGGCCACCCGCCGGGTGATCATGTACAACAAGCCCGATGGCGAAATCTGCACCCGTGACGACCCGGAAGGCCGCCCGACCGTGTTCGACCGCCTGCCACGGCCAAAAGAAGGCCGCTGGATCAACATCGGCCGCCTCGACATCAACACCACCGGGTTGCTGCTGTTCACCACCGACGGTGAGCTGGCCAACCGCCTGATGCACCCGTCCTACGAGATGGACCGTGAGTACGCGGTGCGTGTGCGTGGTGAAGTCGACGACGAGATGATCGAACGCCTGAAAGCCGGGGTGATGCTGGAAGACGGCCCGGCGAAGTTCACCGACATCCAGAAGGCACCGGGTGGCGAAGGCTTCAACCACTGGTACCACTGCGTGGTGATGGAAGGCCGTAACCGTGAAGTGCGTCGCCTGTGGGAATCCCAGGGCATGGTGGTCAGCCGCCTGAAGCGTGTGCGTTTCGGTCCGGTGTTCCTCAACTCCGACCTGCCGATGGGCCGCTGGCGTGAAATGACCCAGGGTGAAATCGACATCCTCGCCGCCGAAGTGGGCCTGCAGCCAGTCGCGCTGCCTGCCATGAAGCTCAAGGCCAAGGACAAGATGGAGCGCCTGCAGCGCAAGTCGACCCGCCCGCTGGGCCGTGGTGAGCGCGTGCGCAACCTGCGCCCGGCTCACGAAGGTGCAGCCACCGGCGAGCGCCCGGCGCGCCAACCGCGTGAAGAGGCCCCGCGTAAGAACACCCGTGGCAGCACGGTGGCCGAGCGTCCGAGCGAAATGCGCAAGCGTCCGGGCAAGCCGGAGGGTGACAAGCCGGCAGGCCGTGGCCGCGGCAAGCCGCGTGGCTGA
- a CDS encoding PHP domain-containing protein, which translates to MNVDLHCHSTASDGALSPSVLVARAHEHGVQTLALTDHDTIEGLPEARQACVDLGMRWVSGVELSCTWGGATIHVLGYDFPLDAPPLLAAIEALHRGRWLRAEEIDKRLAGKGMPGTLEGARAVQQELGDSGNAPARPHFAEHLVRAGHVKDRGEAFRKWLGAGKLGDVKQHWPSLDETVATLRQSNAWVSLAHPMHYDLTRSKRRRLIADYIQAGGQALEVVNGMMPAEQVGTMSILTREFGLLASAGSDFHGPGTWGEIGAYRPLPEDLPPLWRRFSHEQPLAL; encoded by the coding sequence ATGAATGTTGATCTGCACTGTCACAGCACGGCCTCCGACGGCGCCCTGTCGCCTTCGGTACTGGTTGCCCGGGCCCATGAGCACGGGGTGCAAACGCTGGCACTGACTGACCATGACACCATCGAAGGCCTGCCTGAAGCGCGCCAGGCCTGCGTTGACCTGGGGATGCGCTGGGTCAGCGGGGTAGAGTTGTCCTGCACCTGGGGTGGTGCGACCATCCATGTGCTGGGCTATGACTTCCCACTCGACGCACCGCCGTTGCTGGCTGCGATCGAGGCATTGCACCGCGGCCGCTGGTTGCGCGCCGAAGAAATAGACAAACGGTTGGCGGGCAAAGGCATGCCCGGCACCCTTGAAGGTGCGCGCGCCGTGCAGCAAGAACTGGGTGACAGCGGCAACGCACCGGCGCGCCCGCATTTTGCCGAGCACCTGGTGCGTGCCGGGCACGTCAAGGACCGGGGCGAAGCGTTTCGCAAGTGGCTGGGCGCCGGTAAGCTGGGCGACGTCAAGCAGCACTGGCCGTCCCTTGACGAAACCGTTGCCACGCTAAGGCAGTCCAACGCTTGGGTAAGCCTGGCGCATCCCATGCATTACGATCTGACCCGCAGCAAGCGCAGACGGCTGATTGCCGACTATATTCAGGCAGGAGGGCAGGCGCTTGAGGTGGTCAATGGGATGATGCCTGCCGAGCAAGTGGGCACCATGTCCATCCTTACCCGTGAGTTCGGCCTGCTGGCAAGCGCTGGCAGTGACTTCCACGGCCCCGGCACCTGGGGCGAGATCGGTGCCTATCGGCCTTTGCCCGAGGACCTGCCACCTTTGTGGCGTCGATTCAGCCATGAACAGCCTTTGGCGCTATGA